Proteins co-encoded in one Arachis hypogaea cultivar Tifrunner chromosome 11, arahy.Tifrunner.gnm2.J5K5, whole genome shotgun sequence genomic window:
- the LOC112723008 gene encoding uncharacterized protein isoform X1 → MLCGETSVLTKFLDKHYMHEPSVGFENSELLSMQTDSVQTHNGTRSPSVKILAADVDRYSTPKEKIISEGWSKKLIELYPDSSNASSSKCRKVVNGDNANANKTVEE, encoded by the exons ATGCTATGTGGGGAGACAAGTGTCTTAACCAAGTTTTTGGATAAGCATTACATGCACGAG CCGTCCGTAGGCTTTGAGAACTCAGAACTCCTCAGCATGCAAACTGACTCTGTCCAAACTCATAAT GGTACAAGATCCCCATCTGTCAAAATTTTGGCCGCTGATGTTGATAGGTACTCCACCCCAAAGGAGAAAATTATTAGTGAAGGTTGGTCCAAAAAGCTCATCGAACTTTATCCTGACTCTTCAAATGCGTCATCTTCAAAATGCAGGAAGGTTGTCAATGGTGACAATGCTAATGCCAACAAGACAGTGGAGGAATAG
- the LOC112723008 gene encoding uncharacterized protein isoform X2, whose amino-acid sequence MLCGETSVLTKFLDKHYMHEPSVGFENSELLSMQTDSVQTHNGTRSPSVKILAADVDRKVVNGDNANANKTVEE is encoded by the exons ATGCTATGTGGGGAGACAAGTGTCTTAACCAAGTTTTTGGATAAGCATTACATGCACGAG CCGTCCGTAGGCTTTGAGAACTCAGAACTCCTCAGCATGCAAACTGACTCTGTCCAAACTCATAAT GGTACAAGATCCCCATCTGTCAAAATTTTGGCCGCTGATGTTGATAG GAAGGTTGTCAATGGTGACAATGCTAATGCCAACAAGACAGTGGAGGAATAG